From Streptomyces sp. TLI_053, a single genomic window includes:
- a CDS encoding extracellular solute-binding protein, whose amino-acid sequence MRRGIAASALVVALAVSMAACGSSGSSSDGKADGPVTLTYWDTSNATNEAPNYQELVKKFEAANPNVKVDFVNVPFDQAQNKLQTAMGAKGAPDVFRSEVGWTAAFAKAGYLEPLDGTPAAADSAKFQPSLIQQATYQGKLYGVPLVTDTLGLLYNKEIFAKAGITAAPTTWDELKTVAATVKDKAGVDGFWLKAADGYYAMPFLFGEGTDTVDAKGKKITVAGPEAVKAIETYKSLFTAPGTAKADVTTDAYAHMMDAFNSGKVAAIVQGPWEITNIYKGSAFADKANLGIAPVPGGSAGKGGAPTGGHNISVYAGADQAHKAAAEKFAAYMTSAESQAFIAQKNSTLPTRDDAFTPEVKADPGIAGFQSVLSSAKPRPELPEYSSLFASLGTNLGKVVQGTSTQDGLNTVATDYAKLLPGFTK is encoded by the coding sequence ATGCGGCGTGGCATCGCGGCCTCTGCCCTCGTTGTGGCCCTCGCGGTCTCGATGGCTGCCTGTGGCAGCAGCGGCTCCAGCTCGGACGGCAAGGCCGACGGGCCGGTCACTCTCACCTACTGGGACACCTCGAACGCCACCAACGAGGCGCCGAACTACCAGGAGCTCGTCAAGAAGTTCGAGGCGGCCAACCCGAACGTCAAGGTCGACTTCGTCAACGTGCCGTTCGACCAGGCGCAGAACAAGCTCCAGACCGCCATGGGGGCCAAGGGCGCTCCGGACGTGTTCCGCTCCGAGGTCGGCTGGACCGCCGCCTTCGCCAAGGCCGGCTACCTGGAGCCGCTGGACGGCACCCCGGCCGCCGCCGACTCCGCCAAGTTCCAGCCCAGCCTGATCCAGCAGGCCACCTACCAGGGCAAGCTCTACGGCGTGCCGCTGGTCACCGACACCCTCGGCCTGCTGTACAACAAGGAGATCTTCGCCAAGGCCGGCATCACCGCCGCCCCCACCACCTGGGACGAGCTGAAGACCGTCGCCGCCACGGTGAAGGACAAGGCCGGCGTGGACGGCTTCTGGCTGAAGGCCGCCGACGGCTACTACGCGATGCCGTTCCTGTTCGGCGAGGGCACCGACACCGTCGACGCCAAGGGCAAGAAGATCACCGTCGCCGGTCCCGAGGCCGTCAAGGCGATCGAGACCTACAAGTCGCTGTTCACCGCGCCCGGCACCGCCAAGGCCGACGTCACCACCGACGCCTACGCGCACATGATGGACGCCTTCAACAGCGGCAAGGTCGCGGCGATCGTCCAGGGTCCCTGGGAGATCACCAACATCTACAAGGGCTCGGCCTTCGCCGACAAGGCCAACCTCGGCATCGCCCCCGTCCCGGGCGGCTCGGCCGGCAAGGGCGGCGCCCCGACCGGCGGCCACAACATCTCCGTCTACGCCGGTGCCGACCAGGCCCACAAGGCCGCCGCCGAGAAGTTCGCCGCCTACATGACCTCGGCCGAGAGCCAGGCGTTCATCGCGCAGAAGAACTCCACCCTGCCGACCCGCGACGACGCCTTCACCCCCGAGGTCAAGGCCGACCCCGGTATCGCCGGCTTCCAGTCGGTGCTGTCGAGCGCCAAGCCGCGCCCCGAACTGCCCGAGTACAGCTCGCTGTTCGCCTCGCTGGGCACCAACCTCGGCAAGGTCGTCCAGGGCACCTCGACCCAGGACGGTCTGAACACCGTCGCCACCGACTACGCCAAGCTCCTCCCGGGCTTC
- a CDS encoding aldose epimerase family protein encodes MATPPANGSRTTSVRREPLDPSGAGSAIERWTLRAGPYEASVLTLGATLHTLVGPDREGRPAQVLLSSDRIADILGPARHYGTVVGRYANRIADSRVGLDGEEHPLAPTGGGVTLHGGPDGFANRMWAAEELPGGVRLRLHSPDGDQGFPGALDVTVDYTLDAAGELAIRYHAVTAAPTVVNLTNHAYFNLGGEGSGDVLGHLLTLDADGYTPADARQIPYGRIEPVAGTPFDFTSARPIGKSVHDEHPQLTGTGGYDHNWVLRPRPADGAPARAARLEDPVSGRTLEVLTTEPGIQVYTANGFRGAVSGASGVPYGPFSGVALETQHFPDSPHHPDFPSTVLRPGEEFRSTTVFRLGTAD; translated from the coding sequence ATGGCGACGCCCCCGGCGAACGGGTCGCGGACCACCAGCGTGCGGCGCGAGCCCCTGGACCCCTCGGGCGCGGGCTCCGCGATCGAGCGGTGGACGCTGCGGGCCGGCCCGTACGAGGCGAGCGTGCTCACCCTCGGCGCCACCCTGCACACCCTGGTCGGCCCCGACCGGGAGGGCCGCCCCGCCCAGGTGCTGCTCTCCAGCGACCGGATCGCCGACATCCTCGGCCCGGCCCGGCACTACGGCACCGTGGTCGGCCGGTACGCCAACCGGATCGCCGACAGCCGGGTCGGCCTCGACGGCGAGGAGCACCCGCTCGCCCCGACCGGTGGCGGGGTCACCCTGCACGGCGGCCCGGACGGCTTCGCCAACCGGATGTGGGCGGCCGAGGAGCTGCCCGGCGGCGTCCGGCTGCGGCTGCACAGCCCGGACGGCGACCAGGGCTTCCCCGGCGCGCTGGACGTCACCGTCGACTACACCCTCGACGCCGCCGGTGAGCTGGCGATCCGCTACCACGCGGTGACCGCCGCGCCGACCGTGGTCAACCTCACCAACCACGCCTACTTCAACCTGGGCGGCGAGGGCTCCGGGGACGTCCTCGGCCATCTGCTCACCCTGGACGCCGACGGGTACACCCCCGCCGACGCGCGGCAGATCCCGTACGGGCGGATCGAACCGGTGGCCGGCACGCCCTTCGACTTCACCTCCGCCCGGCCGATCGGCAAGTCCGTGCACGACGAGCACCCACAGCTGACCGGCACGGGCGGCTACGACCACAACTGGGTGCTGCGCCCCCGCCCGGCGGACGGCGCCCCGGCCCGGGCCGCGCGGCTGGAGGACCCGGTCAGCGGGCGGACCCTGGAGGTGCTGACCACCGAGCCGGGGATCCAGGTCTACACGGCCAACGGCTTCCGCGGCGCGGTCAGCGGCGCGAGCGGGGTGCCGTACGGGCCGTTCTCCGGGGTCGCGCTGGAGACCCAGCACTTCCCGGACTCCCCGCACCACCCGGACTTCCCGAGCACCGTGCTGCGGCCGGGCGAGGAGTTCCGTTCGACCACGGTGTTCCGGCTCGGCACCGCGGACTGA
- a CDS encoding AAA family ATPase — protein MTERHSEFRAEATTGAREAEGAPNRVRLRDRDAELRSAEAAVDKLCRDFAAGGTEIGELLTFSGRPGIGKTSLLHEVRRIAKLRPNATVLFARGGERQFNEPYHVLRQLLQPVLGGLAAGEFRQVMGTWEEVVGPAMGLKQPRKGARRLDPQGVRDGLDFVLTQLAPRRAPLVMLVDDLHWADLESLSWLAQFAVRARELPVLLVFAYRDDTADWQQESQDHHRAVASLATRRHELSRLSLVAVTDIIRAELGDRAEDAFCYEFWNVVNGNPFEAVALLDQVRDQELDPVEENSLQLRELAVDATGMTLKSWLDRLGAATLRFAWAAAMLGTDIRPDLATRISAQSTEGARESVKELRKQRVLTVTPNGNLEFVHPLIASSIYNTMPEATRTGMHGVAAAEIENAGLGLLAASRHLVETFAGEGDDRTVRKLRRAASEHLLIGAPEAAQRCLHRALAEPPDDQDRAEVLYELGCSALLTDPVATVNQLKLALDPEEGPLRPSLRVDATFRLS, from the coding sequence GTGACCGAGCGGCACAGCGAATTCCGAGCGGAGGCGACGACCGGCGCGCGGGAGGCGGAAGGCGCCCCCAACCGGGTCAGGTTGCGCGACCGCGACGCCGAACTCCGCTCCGCCGAGGCGGCGGTGGACAAGCTCTGCCGCGACTTCGCGGCCGGCGGCACCGAGATCGGCGAACTCCTCACCTTCTCCGGCCGGCCCGGCATCGGCAAGACCAGCCTGCTGCACGAGGTCCGCCGGATCGCCAAGCTGCGCCCCAACGCCACCGTGCTCTTCGCCCGTGGCGGCGAGCGCCAGTTCAACGAGCCCTACCACGTGCTGCGCCAGCTCCTCCAGCCGGTGCTGGGCGGCCTCGCCGCCGGCGAGTTCCGCCAGGTGATGGGTACCTGGGAGGAGGTCGTCGGACCGGCCATGGGCCTCAAGCAGCCCAGGAAGGGCGCCCGCCGCCTCGACCCGCAGGGTGTCCGGGACGGCCTGGACTTCGTCCTCACCCAGCTGGCCCCGCGCCGTGCCCCGCTGGTGATGCTCGTCGACGACCTGCACTGGGCCGACCTCGAATCCCTCAGCTGGCTGGCGCAGTTCGCCGTCCGGGCGCGCGAACTTCCGGTGCTGCTGGTGTTCGCCTACCGCGACGACACCGCCGACTGGCAACAGGAGTCCCAGGACCACCACCGCGCCGTCGCCTCGCTGGCCACCCGCCGGCACGAGCTGAGCCGGCTCTCGCTGGTCGCCGTCACCGACATCATCCGCGCCGAACTGGGCGACCGGGCCGAGGACGCCTTCTGCTACGAGTTCTGGAACGTCGTCAACGGCAATCCGTTCGAGGCCGTCGCCCTGCTCGACCAGGTCCGCGACCAGGAGCTCGACCCGGTCGAGGAGAACTCGCTCCAGCTCCGCGAACTCGCCGTCGACGCCACCGGGATGACCCTCAAGTCCTGGCTGGACCGGCTCGGCGCCGCCACCCTGCGGTTCGCCTGGGCCGCCGCGATGCTCGGCACCGACATCCGGCCCGACCTCGCCACCCGGATCTCCGCCCAGTCCACCGAGGGCGCCCGCGAGTCCGTCAAGGAACTGCGCAAGCAGCGCGTCCTGACCGTCACGCCGAACGGCAACCTCGAGTTCGTCCACCCGCTGATCGCCAGCTCGATCTACAACACCATGCCCGAGGCCACCCGCACCGGCATGCACGGCGTGGCCGCCGCCGAGATCGAGAACGCCGGGCTCGGCCTGCTCGCCGCCTCCCGCCACCTGGTGGAGACCTTCGCGGGCGAGGGCGACGACCGCACCGTGCGCAAGCTCCGCCGGGCCGCCTCCGAACACCTGCTGATCGGCGCGCCCGAGGCCGCCCAGCGCTGCCTGCACCGCGCGCTCGCCGAACCGCCGGACGACCAGGACCGCGCCGAGGTGCTCTACGAGCTGGGCTGCTCGGCGCTGCTGACCGACCCGGTCGCCACCGTCAACCAGCTGAAGCTCGCGCTCGACCCGGAAGAGGGACCGCTGCGCCCCTCGCTCCGGGTGGACGCCACGTTCCGGCTCTCCTAG
- a CDS encoding aldehyde dehydrogenase family protein, whose amino-acid sequence MPVYQPPGQPGSIVEYRPRYEHWIGGRWTPPVLGQYFENPSPVTGEVFTEVARGTAEDIEAALDAAHAAAPAWGRTPPAERAQVLLRIADRIEQNLERLAVAESWENGKPVRETLGADLPLAVDHLRYFAGALRAQEGGLSQLDEDTVAYHFHEPLGVVGQIIPWNFPILMAVWKLAPALAAGNAVVLKPAEQTPASVLLLVELTADLLPPGVLNVVNGYGLEAGRPLASSDRIRKIAFTGETTTGRLIAQYASGNLIPVSLELGGKSPNLFFADVAAERDAFYDKTVEGFAMFALNQGEVCTCPSRALIESSIYDRLLADGLERVRSMRQGNPLDTETQVGAQASDEQLRKILSYIEIGQAEGAKVLAGGERADLGGALAGGYYVTPTVFEGVNGMRIFQEEIFGPVVAVTRFEDFDDAIALANDTLYGLGAGVWTRNGTTAHRAGRAIQAGRVWTNCFHAYPAHAAFGGYKNSGIGREGHKAVLEHYQQIKNLLVSYSSQALGLF is encoded by the coding sequence ATGCCGGTCTACCAGCCCCCCGGACAGCCCGGATCCATCGTCGAGTACCGCCCCCGCTACGAGCACTGGATCGGCGGCCGGTGGACGCCGCCGGTCCTCGGCCAGTACTTCGAGAACCCCAGCCCGGTCACCGGCGAGGTCTTCACCGAGGTCGCCCGCGGCACCGCCGAGGACATCGAGGCCGCCCTCGACGCCGCCCACGCCGCCGCCCCGGCCTGGGGCCGCACCCCGCCCGCCGAACGCGCCCAGGTCCTGCTGCGGATCGCCGACCGGATCGAGCAGAACCTCGAACGGCTCGCCGTCGCGGAGAGCTGGGAGAACGGCAAGCCGGTCCGCGAGACCCTGGGCGCCGACCTGCCGCTCGCGGTCGACCACCTGCGCTACTTCGCCGGCGCGCTGCGCGCCCAGGAGGGCGGCCTGTCCCAACTGGACGAGGACACGGTGGCGTACCACTTCCACGAGCCGCTGGGCGTGGTCGGCCAGATCATCCCGTGGAACTTCCCGATCCTGATGGCGGTCTGGAAGCTCGCCCCGGCGCTCGCGGCGGGCAACGCCGTCGTGCTGAAGCCCGCCGAGCAGACCCCGGCCTCCGTCCTGCTGCTGGTCGAACTGACCGCCGACCTGCTGCCGCCGGGCGTGCTCAACGTGGTCAACGGCTACGGTCTGGAGGCCGGCCGGCCGCTGGCCTCCAGCGACCGGATCCGGAAGATCGCCTTCACCGGCGAGACCACCACCGGCCGGCTGATCGCGCAGTACGCGAGCGGGAACCTCATCCCGGTCTCGCTGGAACTGGGCGGCAAGAGCCCCAACCTGTTCTTCGCCGACGTCGCCGCCGAGCGGGACGCCTTCTACGACAAGACGGTCGAGGGCTTCGCGATGTTCGCCCTCAACCAGGGCGAGGTGTGCACCTGTCCGAGCCGGGCGCTGATCGAGTCCTCGATCTACGACCGGCTGCTCGCGGACGGCCTGGAGCGGGTCCGTTCGATGCGCCAGGGCAATCCGCTCGACACCGAGACCCAGGTCGGCGCGCAGGCCAGCGACGAGCAGCTGCGCAAGATCCTCTCCTACATCGAGATCGGCCAGGCCGAGGGCGCCAAGGTGCTGGCCGGCGGCGAACGGGCCGACCTCGGGGGCGCGCTGGCCGGCGGGTACTACGTGACGCCGACCGTCTTCGAGGGTGTCAACGGGATGCGGATCTTCCAGGAGGAGATCTTCGGCCCCGTCGTCGCGGTCACCCGCTTCGAGGACTTCGACGACGCGATAGCGCTCGCCAACGACACCCTCTACGGGCTCGGCGCCGGCGTCTGGACCCGCAACGGCACCACCGCCCACCGGGCGGGCCGCGCCATCCAGGCGGGCCGGGTCTGGACCAACTGCTTCCACGCCTATCCGGCCCACGCGGCCTTCGGCGGCTACAAGAACTCGGGGATCGGCCGGGAGGGCCACAAGGCCGTCCTGGAGCACTACCAGCAGATCAAGAACCTCCTGGTCAGCTACTCCTCGCAGGCCCTGGGCCTGTTCTGA
- a CDS encoding serine hydrolase domain-containing protein, with amino-acid sequence MVEIWGETAGGFEPVREAFARNFRDHGELGAAFALYVRGRKVVDLWGGDARPEVGGRPAPAVPWTADTAQVLRSVTKGLTATTALLLAERGQLDLDAPVASYWPEFAAAGKGGVPVSWLLSHRAGVPALDVPLRLEDVLTWERAAAAVAAQRPAWEPGTAHGYHPYTFGWLVGEVVRRVSGRTVGQYFAEEIARPLGLDLWIGLPSGAAPRVGRLVDLPAPPSAGTGPSGLRLRPKQSVRDAYQDPSSLTARAFASVRPGVDLNDPAVQAAEIPGAGGIGTARSVARFYAALIGAADRYGSGGGTLPPLLGPEVLARAVGPVVSGPDRVLIVNSTFGLGFFRHSPTALMASPASFGHPGRGGSLGFADPALGIGFGYVTNGMQPGVTGDVRSRALIRAVRESLGAD; translated from the coding sequence GTGGTGGAGATCTGGGGCGAGACGGCCGGGGGCTTCGAGCCGGTGCGGGAGGCCTTCGCCCGCAACTTCCGGGACCACGGCGAGCTCGGCGCGGCGTTCGCGCTGTACGTGCGGGGCCGGAAGGTGGTCGACCTGTGGGGCGGCGACGCCCGGCCGGAGGTCGGCGGCCGGCCCGCGCCGGCGGTACCGTGGACGGCCGACACCGCGCAGGTGCTGCGCTCGGTCACCAAGGGTCTGACGGCGACCACCGCGCTGCTGCTCGCCGAGCGCGGGCAGCTCGACCTGGACGCCCCGGTGGCCTCCTACTGGCCGGAGTTCGCCGCGGCCGGCAAGGGCGGGGTGCCGGTGAGCTGGCTGCTGTCGCACCGGGCGGGCGTGCCCGCGCTGGACGTGCCGCTGCGCTTGGAGGACGTGCTCACCTGGGAGCGGGCGGCCGCCGCGGTGGCCGCCCAGCGGCCCGCCTGGGAGCCCGGGACGGCCCACGGCTACCACCCGTACACCTTCGGCTGGCTGGTCGGCGAGGTGGTGCGCCGGGTCTCCGGGCGGACCGTCGGGCAGTACTTCGCCGAGGAGATCGCCCGGCCGCTCGGTCTGGACCTGTGGATCGGGCTGCCGTCCGGTGCCGCGCCCCGGGTCGGCCGGCTGGTCGACCTGCCCGCGCCGCCGTCGGCCGGGACCGGGCCGAGCGGTCTGCGGCTGCGGCCCAAGCAGTCGGTCCGGGACGCCTACCAGGACCCGTCCTCGCTGACCGCGCGGGCCTTCGCCTCGGTGCGGCCCGGGGTGGACCTCAACGACCCGGCGGTGCAGGCCGCCGAGATCCCCGGCGCGGGCGGCATCGGCACCGCGCGCTCGGTGGCGCGGTTCTACGCGGCACTGATCGGCGCGGCGGACCGCTACGGCAGCGGCGGCGGGACGCTGCCGCCGTTGCTCGGCCCGGAGGTGCTGGCCCGCGCGGTCGGGCCGGTGGTGAGCGGCCCGGACCGGGTGCTGATCGTCAACTCGACCTTCGGGCTGGGCTTCTTCCGGCACAGCCCGACCGCGCTGATGGCCTCGCCGGCCAGCTTCGGGCACCCCGGCCGGGGCGGTTCGCTGGGCTTCGCCGATCCCGCGCTCGGGATCGGCTTCGGCTACGTCACCAACGGCATGCAGCCCGGGGTCACCGGGGACGTCCGCTCCCGCGCGCTGATCCGGGCGGTGCGGGAGTCGCTCGGGGCGGACTGA
- a CDS encoding NUDIX domain-containing protein: MTNPAEELLDVVDEHDRVIGTETRGEVYRRGLLHRCVFVLVRDPAGRIFVHRRTDTKLFAPGAHDMFVGGVVGAGETYEEAAVREAEEELGVSGIVPRPLFRFVFRGDGLSWWSDVHEAEWDGPVDPQASEVAWHAWLTPAELAERLARDEFVPDGREAYRRYLEHHRA, translated from the coding sequence ATGACCAATCCTGCCGAAGAGCTGCTGGACGTCGTCGACGAGCACGACCGGGTGATCGGGACCGAGACCCGCGGGGAGGTGTACCGGCGGGGGCTGCTGCACCGCTGCGTCTTCGTCCTGGTCCGGGACCCGGCCGGGCGGATCTTCGTGCACCGGCGCACCGACACCAAGCTGTTCGCCCCGGGCGCCCACGACATGTTCGTCGGCGGCGTGGTGGGCGCCGGCGAGACCTACGAGGAGGCCGCCGTCCGGGAGGCCGAGGAGGAGCTGGGCGTGAGCGGGATCGTCCCGCGTCCGCTGTTCCGCTTCGTCTTCCGGGGCGACGGCCTCTCCTGGTGGTCCGACGTGCACGAGGCCGAGTGGGACGGCCCGGTGGACCCGCAGGCGTCCGAGGTGGCCTGGCACGCCTGGCTGACCCCGGCCGAGCTGGCCGAACGCCTGGCCCGGGACGAGTTCGTCCCGGACGGCCGGGAGGCGTACCGCCGCTACCTGGAGCACCACCGGGCCTGA
- a CDS encoding TetR/AcrR family transcriptional regulator — translation MSVDERREQLIAVALELFSHRPPEEVSIDDIAAAAGASRPLVYHYFPGKQAIYEESLRRAGRELSARFEEPADGPLSERLYRVMGRYLDFVQSHGPGFAALLRGGSVTASTNTSAVIDEVRKAAHEQILGHLALPSPSPGLRLTVRAWIANAEITSLEWLADRSVPLEELQLHLVQEFVASLTLTAAREPALAAELAGFFAGERPDGPTGKLVRDLAGLLAVPGLADTLAVLAAPPVPDEAPEEPRERL, via the coding sequence CTGAGCGTCGACGAGCGGCGCGAGCAGCTGATCGCCGTCGCCCTGGAGCTGTTCAGCCACCGCCCGCCCGAGGAGGTGTCGATCGACGACATCGCCGCCGCCGCCGGCGCCTCCCGACCCCTGGTCTACCACTACTTCCCGGGCAAGCAGGCGATCTACGAGGAGTCGCTGCGACGGGCCGGCCGGGAGCTGTCCGCCCGGTTCGAGGAGCCGGCCGACGGCCCGCTGTCCGAACGGCTGTACCGGGTGATGGGCCGCTACCTGGACTTCGTGCAGAGCCACGGTCCCGGCTTCGCCGCACTGCTGCGAGGCGGCTCGGTGACCGCCAGCACCAACACCTCGGCGGTGATCGACGAGGTCCGGAAGGCCGCGCACGAGCAGATCCTCGGCCATCTGGCCCTCCCCTCGCCCAGCCCCGGGCTGCGGCTGACCGTCCGGGCCTGGATCGCCAACGCCGAGATCACCTCGCTGGAGTGGCTGGCCGACCGCTCGGTGCCGCTGGAGGAGCTGCAACTGCACCTGGTGCAGGAGTTCGTCGCCTCGCTCACCCTGACCGCCGCCCGGGAGCCCGCGCTGGCCGCCGAACTGGCCGGCTTCTTCGCCGGGGAGCGGCCGGACGGCCCGACCGGGAAGCTCGTCCGCGACCTCGCGGGCCTGCTGGCCGTCCCCGGCCTGGCCGACACCCTCGCGGTCCTCGCCGCCCCGCCGGTCCCGGACGAGGCCCCCGAGGAGCCCCGGGAGCGGCTCTGA
- a CDS encoding glycoside hydrolase family 18 chitinase — protein sequence MRRRRISLPLLAAGTLLVPVLAAALPATMASAAAERAAASAAEAAAGSVTAAFAKGSDWSTGYEGSYTITNGSTAPVNGWTLEFDLPTGNTVAGLWNASYTTSASHVTVKNPGWAATLPAGGTYNVGFNIAYSGSYQPLKNCKINGQPCDGSGGDQTAPTVPGNLRTGTVTQTSVDLSWTASTDNVAVTGYDVFQGGTKVATADGATTAVTVQGLTAGTAYQFTVQAFDAAGNRSAAAGPVSATTSPAVDDREAPSTPGTPAVTGSDANSVSLSWAPSTDNVGVTAYDVYNGTALAVTVTSPAATVGSLAPDTSYTFTVKARDAAGNVSPASGPVTGKTKPGGSNPAAMKIGYFTQWSIYARGYSVKQLDTSGSAGRLTTLNYAFANIHPSTKQCFITNKAAGPDNDPNAGDGAGDAWADFGKGWDAGSSVAGTTDTWDQKLAGNFNQLKQLKAKYPNLKIQISLGGWSYSKWFSDAAATDASRKALVSSCIDMYIKGNLPVIDGRGGAGSAAGIFEGIDLDWEWPNSDGHTGNIFRPADKANYTLLAQEFRRQLDALGATTGKHYTLSAFLPADPAKVSAGIDIPGLFGAFDFATIQGYDYHGGWEMVTNQQSAIKVAAGDPNPPARQFSSEIAIGAYVSGGAPKSKLTLGIPFYGRGWTGVPRGTTNGLFQTATGPGPGTYEAGFEDYKKLKQMATGGGYTIYRDPVAGYAYIYNGSVFYSYDDPTEIARKTAWIKSQGLAGAMIWAFDGDTPNGELMAAVDNGLK from the coding sequence ATGCGCAGACGTCGGATCAGCCTGCCGCTACTGGCAGCCGGGACCCTGCTCGTCCCGGTCCTCGCCGCCGCCCTCCCCGCCACCATGGCCAGCGCCGCGGCGGAGCGCGCCGCCGCCTCGGCCGCCGAGGCGGCCGCCGGGTCGGTCACCGCGGCCTTCGCCAAGGGCAGCGACTGGAGCACCGGCTACGAGGGCAGCTACACCATCACCAACGGCTCCACCGCCCCGGTGAACGGCTGGACCCTGGAGTTCGACCTCCCGACCGGCAACACCGTGGCGGGCCTCTGGAACGCCAGCTACACCACCTCGGCCTCCCACGTCACGGTGAAGAACCCCGGCTGGGCCGCGACCCTGCCGGCCGGCGGCACCTACAACGTCGGCTTCAACATCGCCTACTCCGGCAGCTACCAGCCGCTGAAGAACTGCAAGATCAACGGCCAGCCGTGCGACGGCAGCGGCGGCGACCAGACCGCGCCGACCGTCCCCGGCAACCTCAGGACCGGCACCGTCACCCAGACCTCGGTCGACCTGTCCTGGACCGCCAGCACCGACAACGTGGCCGTCACCGGCTACGACGTCTTCCAGGGCGGCACCAAGGTGGCCACCGCCGACGGCGCCACCACCGCCGTCACCGTTCAGGGCCTGACCGCCGGCACCGCCTACCAGTTCACCGTCCAGGCCTTCGACGCGGCGGGCAACCGCTCCGCGGCGGCCGGCCCGGTGAGCGCCACCACCAGCCCCGCGGTCGACGACCGCGAGGCGCCCAGCACTCCGGGCACCCCCGCCGTGACCGGCTCGGACGCCAACTCCGTCTCGCTGAGCTGGGCCCCGAGCACCGACAACGTCGGCGTCACGGCCTACGACGTGTACAACGGCACCGCGCTGGCCGTGACCGTGACGTCCCCCGCCGCGACCGTCGGCAGCCTGGCGCCGGACACCTCGTACACCTTCACCGTCAAGGCCCGCGACGCGGCCGGCAACGTCTCCCCCGCCTCCGGCCCGGTCACCGGCAAGACCAAGCCCGGCGGCAGCAACCCGGCGGCGATGAAGATCGGCTACTTCACCCAGTGGAGCATCTACGCCCGCGGCTACAGCGTGAAGCAGCTCGACACCTCGGGCTCGGCCGGCCGGCTCACCACGCTCAACTACGCCTTCGCGAACATCCACCCGAGCACCAAGCAGTGCTTCATCACCAACAAGGCGGCCGGTCCGGACAACGACCCGAACGCGGGCGACGGCGCCGGTGACGCCTGGGCCGACTTCGGCAAGGGCTGGGACGCGGGCAGCTCGGTGGCCGGGACCACCGACACCTGGGACCAGAAGCTGGCCGGCAACTTCAACCAGCTGAAGCAGCTCAAGGCCAAGTACCCCAACCTCAAGATCCAGATCTCGCTGGGCGGTTGGTCGTACAGCAAGTGGTTCTCCGACGCGGCGGCCACCGACGCCTCCCGCAAGGCGCTGGTCAGCTCCTGCATCGACATGTACATCAAGGGCAACCTGCCGGTGATCGACGGCCGCGGCGGCGCGGGCAGCGCGGCGGGCATCTTCGAGGGCATCGACCTCGACTGGGAGTGGCCGAACTCCGACGGGCACACCGGGAACATCTTCCGGCCCGCCGACAAGGCCAACTACACCCTGCTGGCGCAGGAGTTCCGCCGTCAGCTGGACGCCCTCGGCGCCACCACCGGCAAGCACTACACGCTGAGCGCCTTCCTCCCGGCCGACCCGGCGAAGGTCTCCGCCGGCATCGACATCCCCGGCCTGTTCGGCGCCTTCGACTTCGCCACCATCCAGGGCTACGACTACCACGGCGGCTGGGAGATGGTCACCAACCAGCAGTCCGCGATCAAGGTCGCGGCGGGCGACCCGAACCCGCCGGCCCGGCAGTTCAGCTCCGAGATCGCGATCGGCGCGTACGTCTCCGGCGGCGCCCCGAAGAGCAAGCTCACGCTGGGCATCCCGTTCTACGGCCGCGGCTGGACGGGCGTCCCGCGCGGCACCACCAACGGCCTCTTCCAGACCGCGACGGGCCCCGGCCCGGGCACCTACGAGGCCGGCTTCGAGGACTACAAGAAGCTCAAGCAGATGGCCACCGGCGGTGGTTACACCATCTACCGGGACCCGGTCGCCGGGTACGCCTACATCTACAACGGCTCGGTGTTCTACTCCTACGACGACCCGACCGAGATCGCCCGCAAGACCGCCTGGATCAAGTCCCAGGGGCTGGCCGGCGCGATGATCTGGGCCTTCGACGGTGACACGCCGAACGGCGAACTGATGGCCGCGGTGGACAACGGCCTCAAGTAG